The Borrelia sp. RT5S genome contains the following window.
CCAAACGCTTGCGAATAGATATAGAGCATTTTGTAAACTTTTAGTAAGCAAGACAAAATCTTGGAGCAAGAAGAAGTAGAGACTTGAACAATAAAACTGTATTATGATTCTAGGGAATGTATATGGATGAAGTAGAAAAAGAAAGAAGTAAGCAGTATCAAAATATGACATTGAAGGACAGGTTATTAGTGTTTTGTACCAGGAAAAGGAGTTTGACCCCCTCTACAATAAGGAATAATGATAGGCTGGTCATTGGATTTAAAAACACAGTAGGAGACCAAAGAATTAACCCTTAAGCAGGGTATAAAGTATTGGTATTAAAGTTAAGAAAAGACCAATATTGAATGTAATAATGGTACCAAACATCCACTTAATTAAGTTTGAAGTACTCCTTAATTCAGTCCTAACAGCATCAATCTTCGCATCTAATCTGTCCTCTAAGTTTTCCAATAACAAGCCGAATTTATCCCCTAAATATTCCAAGTCCTTATAAGTAAGCTCATTGTGATAGTACCGTTTAGATAAGTCATCAGCAACAAACTTCTGCATACCTAACTTTACAAACTCATCATAAATAATCTCTTGAGTTACATGTTGTCTAGTAAGAACTTCAGTATTTAAAGATTGTGCTTGCATAAATGACCTCAAAATAATTATAACATTAGTACTTGTTATTATCAAAGAATTATCCCTTAGGCAGGGTATAAAGCATTGATATTAAAGTTAAGAAAAGACCAATATTGAATGTAATAATGGTACCAAACATCCACTTGATAGACTTTGAAGCACTAGCAATATCATACTTTAACTCAGTTCTAACAGCAGCGATCTCGTGCTTTAAGTTATCCTCTAAACGTTTCAACTTTAAATCGAATTTATCTTGTAAATATTCCAAGTCCTTATAAGTAAGCTCATTGTGATAGTACCGTTTAGATAAGTCATCAGCAACAAACTTCTG
Protein-coding sequences here:
- the bdr gene encoding Bdr family repetitive protein; the encoded protein is MQAQSLNTEVLTRQHVTQEIIYDEFVKLGMQKFVADDLSKRYYHNELTYKDLEYLQDKFDLKLKRLEDNLKHEIAAVRTELKYDIASASKSIKWMFGTIITFNIGLFLTLISMLYTLPKG
- the bdr gene encoding Bdr family repetitive protein; translated protein: MQAQSLNTEVLTRQHVTQEIIYDEFVKLGMQKFVADDLSKRYYHNELTYKDLEYLGDKFGLLLENLEDRLDAKIDAVRTELRSTSNLIKWMFGTIITFNIGLFLTLIPILYTLLKG